A stretch of Henckelia pumila isolate YLH828 chromosome 4, ASM3356847v2, whole genome shotgun sequence DNA encodes these proteins:
- the LOC140862282 gene encoding uncharacterized protein, translating into MKFLEEAEKPLYNGCTRYTKLSALVKLYNTKARHGMSDALFSDLLTDFGDMLPDNHNLPSSTYDAKKTLSCLSLSHEKIHDCSNDCILYRKQYKDCVSCPKCGSSRWKLNKKNIEKKGIPAKVMSYFPPIPRFKRMFKSLETSKNLTWHAETTRVAGQLRHPSDSPSWRLVDHMWPDFESEPRNLRLALAADGINPHSNLSSRYSCWPVMLTTYNLPPSMCMKRKFIMLTMLISGPKQPGNDIDVYLEVLVEDLQRLWEGVDGVYDAYRRQFFTLKAVLLWTINDFPAYGNLSGCTTHGYYACPVCGEDTCANHLENGKKMSFVGHRRFLPMFHPYRRQTKEFNVMEEHGEKSTPLSGVALFDKLADIRCDFGKKVSVKGKKRKKSKENNVEDIKEEKYLGETDFKKCWKKKSIFFNLPYWKHLHVRHCLDVMHIEKNVFESLINTLMNVKEKSKDNLAARMDMLQMGVRPELTPKFGEKRTYLPLAACSFTKKEKLQVCQSLMDIKVPEGYSSNTKNLVCLSELKLTGLKSHDCHVLMQQLLPILIHDALPKHVRYAIIRLCFLFKDICCKVIDVAKLDKLQSDLVVTLCLLEQYFPPSFFDIMVHLTIYLVREVRLCGPVYFRWMYPFERCMKVFKSYVGSRKHPEGCIVKRYSAEEAIEFCSEYLNGLDPVGVPQSNRDPKSNVPGFLACKTPIVVPQSDMQQAHLTVLENTEEVSPYIIEHKTFLKSMFPKKEKDEKWIQDAHNKRFIDWFRAKVAAEIDSCNGGTTSTLTWLAHGPRSQVIKYSSYVINGNLYQTKARDDDRVCQNSGVSLVASTMLVCSAKDKNPLIADVSFYGVIEEIWELDYHQFQVPLFKCAWVANDKGVINNDEYGFTLVNMNKRGHKNDEFSLASQVNQVFYIDDPSKKVWSIVLPVPNRCYEGEDDGWNSIPESRPIDDVETHDIPIHERYFRAENEGVWETNKKK; encoded by the exons ATGAAATTTTTGGAGGAAGCAGAGAAACCTTTGTACAATGGATGTACACGTTACACAAAGTTGAGTGCACTTGTAAAACTATACAACACCAAAGCAAGGCATGGGATGAGTGATGCTTTATTTTCAGATCTACTAACGGATTTTGGGGATATGCTGCCAGATAATCACAATCTACCATCCTCAACGTATGATGCAAAAAAGACGTTGAGTTGTCTGTCGTTGAGTCATGAAAAGATCCATGATTGTTCCAATGATTGCATTCTTTATAGGAAACAATATAAGGACTGTGTAAGTTGCCCTAAATGTGGATCGTCGCGTTGGAAGCTAAACAAGAAGAACATTGAGAAGAAAGGTATTCCTGCCAAGGTGATGTCATATTTCCCTCCCATACCAAGATTTAAGCGCATGTTCAAATCTTTAGAGACATCAAAGAATTTAACTTGGCATGCAGAAACCACAAGAGTTGCTGGTCAGTTACGTCATCCATCTGATTCCCCATCTTGGAGGTTGGTGGATCATATGTGGCCCGACTTCGAAAGTGAACCAAGAAATCTTCGCCTAGCACTTGCAGCTGATGGCATTAATCCTCATAGCAATCTTAGTAGTCGGTATAGCTGCTGGCCAGTCATGTTGACCACCTATAATCTTCCTCCAAGCATGTGTATGAAGAGAAAATTCATCATGCTAACTATGCTCATTTCAGGGCCTAAACAACCAggaaatgatatagatgtttacCTCGAGGTGCTAGTTGAAGATTTGCAACGATTGTGGGAAGGAGTTGATGGCGTTTATGATGCTTATCGAAGACAGTTTTTCACCCTTAAAGCAGTCTTATTATGGACCATTAATGATTTTCCTGCCTATGGTAACCTTAGTGGATGCACTACACATGGTTATTATGCATGTCCAGTATGCGGAGAAGATACTTGTGCAAATCATTTGGAAAATGGGAAGAAAATGTCATTTGTTGGTCATAGACGTTTCCTACCAATGTTTCATCCCTATCGAAGGCAAACTAAGGAATTCAATGTCATGGAAGAACATGGAGAAAAATCCACACCATTATCTGGGGTTGCCTTGTTTGACAAGCTTGCGGACATAAGATGTGATTTTGGAAAGAAGGTCAGTGTGAAAggtaaaaagagaaaaaaatcaaAGGAGAATAATGTGGAAGACATcaaagaagaaaaatatttaggggaaacagattttaaaaaatgttggAAGAAAAAGTCAATTTTTTTCAATCTTCCTTATTGGAAACATCTTCATGTTAGGCATTGTCTCGATGTGATGCACATAGAGAAAAATGTCTTTGAATCCCTCATTAATACTTTGATGAATGTTAAAGAAAAATCTAAGGACAATCTGGCAGCTAGGATGGACATGCTTCAAATGGGAGTTAGGCCTGAATTGACACCTAAATTTGGAGAAAAAAGAACATATCTTCCTCTTGCTGCATGCTCATTCACAAAAAAAGAGAAGTTACAAGTGTGCCAATCATTAATGGATATAAAAGTTCCAGAAGGTTACTCATCGAACACGAAGAATCTTGTGTGCTTGTCTGAGCTGAAGTTGACTGGCTTGAAATCCCATGATTGCCATGTTCTAATGCAGCAACTCCTACCAATACTCATTCATGATGCGTTGCCAAAACATGTTAGATACGCCATCATAAGATTATGTTTTTTATTCAAAGATATTTGTTGCAAGGTTATAGATGTAGCCAAGTTAGATAAGCTGCAATCTGACTTGGTTGTTACACTTTGCTTATTGGAGCAGTATTTTCCCCCATCTTTCTTCGACATTATGGTGCACTTAACAATCTACCTTGTTCGAGAAGTCCGATTATGTGGACCTGTCTACTTTCGGTGGATGTATCCATTCGAAAGATGCATGAAGGTGTTTAAGAGTTATGTTGGCAGTCGAAAACATCCTGAAGGTtgcattgttaagagatattcaGCGGAAGAAGCAATTGAGTTTTGTTCTGAATACCTCAACGGACTTGATCCTGTTGGTGTCCCTCAATCAAACCGAGACCCCAAATCCAATGTTCCTGGATTTTTAGCATGCAAAACACCAATTGTAGTGCCGCAAAGTGATATGCAACAAGCACATTTGACTGTTCTGGAAAATACAGAAGAAGTATCTCCCTACATAAT TGAACATAAAACCTTTTTGAAGTCCATGTTTCCGAAAAAAGAGAAAGATGAAAAATGGATACAAGATGCTCACAATAAGAGGTTCATTGACTGGTTTCGCGCAAAG GTGGCTGCTGAAATAGATAGTTGCAATGGTGGAACGACATCGACATTGACATGGCTAGCTCATGGACCACGCTCGCAAGTCATTAAGTACAGTAGTTACGTGATAAATGGCAACTTATACCAAACAAAGGCGCGGGATGATGATAGAGTTTGCCAAAACAGTGGGGTTTCTCTAGTTGCCAGCACCATGCTTGTCTGTAGTGCCAAAGATAAAAATCCCTTGATTGCTGATGTGTCTTTTTATGGAGTAATTGAAGAAATATGGGAATTAGACTATCATCAATTTCAAGTTCCTCTTTTCAAGTGCGCTTGGGTTGCAAATGATAAGGGAGTAATAAACAACGATGAATATGGCTTCACTTTGGTCAACATGAACAAAAGAGGGCACAAGAATGATGAATTTTCCCTTGCAAGTCAAGTCAATCAAGTTTTTTATATTGATGACCCATCAAAAAAAGTATGGTCAATTGTGCTCCCAGTGCCAAATAGGTGCTATGAGGGGGAGGATGATGGTTGGAATAGTATTCCAGAGTCTCGACCAATTGATGATGTTGAGACTCATGATATACCTATTCACGAAAGATACTTTAGAGCGGAAAACGAGGGTGTCTGGGAAACGAACAAGAAAAAATGA